In Pseudomonas sp. MTM4, one genomic interval encodes:
- a CDS encoding polyamine ABC transporter substrate-binding protein — protein sequence MHSTLKSLIIAAAVGGAASAQAATVHIYNWSDYIGETTLEAFEKETGIKPVYDVFDSNETLEGKLLAGRTGYDVVVPSNHFLGKQIRAGAFRELDKSKLPNWENLDPGLLKQLQKNDPGNVYAAPYLWGTNGIGYNVEKVTAALGIEKVDSWAVLFEPENAKKLAGCGIAFLDSADEMIPAMLNYLGLDPNSEDPDDYAKAEAKLLEVRPYVRYFHSSKYISDLANGNICIAAGFSGDVFQAAARADEAGKGVDIAYSIPKEGGNLWFDMLAIPADAQNVDEAHAFINYLLKPEVIAQVSDYVGYANPNVNAGELMDQEVRNDPSVYPSQEVLDRLYVSAELPQKILRLKTRSWTKVKSGQ from the coding sequence ATGCACTCGACACTGAAGTCGCTCATCATCGCCGCTGCCGTTGGCGGCGCCGCCTCTGCGCAGGCCGCCACCGTCCACATCTACAACTGGTCGGATTACATCGGTGAGACGACGCTGGAAGCGTTCGAGAAGGAGACCGGCATCAAGCCCGTCTACGATGTCTTCGATTCCAACGAAACCCTCGAGGGCAAACTGCTCGCCGGCCGCACCGGCTATGACGTGGTAGTGCCTTCCAACCATTTCCTAGGCAAGCAGATTCGCGCTGGCGCGTTCCGCGAACTGGACAAGAGCAAACTGCCGAACTGGGAAAACCTCGACCCGGGCCTGCTCAAGCAATTGCAGAAGAACGATCCCGGCAACGTCTACGCGGCGCCTTATCTCTGGGGCACCAATGGCATTGGCTACAACGTCGAGAAGGTCACCGCCGCGCTGGGGATCGAGAAGGTGGATTCGTGGGCCGTATTGTTCGAGCCGGAAAACGCCAAGAAGCTGGCCGGTTGTGGCATTGCCTTCCTCGATTCGGCCGACGAAATGATTCCGGCGATGCTCAACTATCTCGGTCTGGACCCCAACAGCGAGGATCCGGATGACTACGCCAAGGCCGAAGCCAAGCTGCTGGAAGTGCGCCCGTACGTGCGGTATTTCCACTCCTCCAAGTACATTTCCGACCTGGCCAATGGCAATATCTGCATCGCCGCCGGCTTCTCCGGTGACGTCTTCCAGGCCGCGGCCCGCGCCGACGAGGCGGGCAAGGGCGTCGACATCGCCTATTCGATTCCCAAGGAAGGCGGCAACCTCTGGTTCGACATGCTGGCCATTCCCGCCGATGCGCAAAACGTCGACGAAGCCCACGCGTTCATCAACTACTTGTTGAAACCGGAGGTCATCGCGCAGGTCAGCGATTATGTGGGTTATGCCAACCCCAACGTGAACGCGGGCGAGTTGATGGATCAGGAAGTGCGCAACGATCCCTCGGTCTATCCGTCTCAAGAAGTGCTGGACCGGCTGTATGTCTCCGCCGAACTGCCACAGAAGATACTGCGTCTGAAAACGCGTAGCTGGACCAAGGTGAAGTCCGGCCAGTAA
- a CDS encoding polyamine ABC transporter substrate-binding protein yields the protein MKPFAKTLLAMTLAGAVAGAAQAEDKVLHVFNWSDYIAEDTLENFTKETGIKVVYDVFDSNEVLEAKLLAGSSGYDVVVPSNPFLAKQIKAGVFQKLDKSKLPNWDNLDKDLLKALQPSDPGNLYSVPYMWGTIGIGYNAEKVKAVLGEDAPVDSWDLVFKPENMEKLKACGVSFLDSPTEILPAALHYLGHAPDSSKADELKKAEELFMQIRPNVAYFHSSKYISDLANGNVCVAIGYSGDIYQAKARAEEAGNKVKVSYNIPKEGAGTFFDMLAIPADAKNVESAHVFLNYLMKPEVMASITDYVQFPNGNAAATPLVDEAIRTDPGIYPSQAVLQKLYTFPDLDPKTQRTMTRSWTKIKSGR from the coding sequence ATGAAACCCTTTGCCAAGACCCTACTCGCGATGACGCTGGCTGGTGCCGTCGCCGGCGCTGCGCAGGCCGAAGACAAGGTACTGCACGTTTTCAACTGGTCCGATTACATTGCCGAAGACACCCTGGAGAACTTCACCAAGGAAACCGGCATCAAGGTCGTTTACGACGTTTTCGACAGCAACGAGGTGCTGGAAGCCAAGCTGCTGGCTGGCAGCTCCGGCTATGACGTAGTGGTGCCGTCGAACCCCTTCCTGGCCAAGCAGATCAAGGCTGGCGTGTTCCAGAAGCTCGACAAGTCCAAGCTGCCGAACTGGGACAACCTCGACAAGGACCTGCTCAAGGCCCTGCAGCCTAGCGATCCGGGCAACCTCTATTCGGTCCCGTACATGTGGGGCACCATCGGCATCGGCTATAACGCCGAGAAGGTCAAGGCCGTGCTTGGCGAAGACGCCCCGGTGGATTCCTGGGATCTGGTCTTCAAGCCCGAGAACATGGAAAAGCTGAAAGCCTGCGGCGTCTCGTTCCTCGATTCGCCGACCGAAATCCTCCCGGCGGCGCTGCACTATCTCGGCCACGCGCCGGACAGCAGCAAGGCTGATGAGTTGAAAAAGGCCGAGGAACTGTTCATGCAGATCCGCCCGAACGTGGCCTATTTCCATTCCTCCAAATACATTTCCGATCTCGCCAACGGCAACGTCTGCGTCGCCATCGGCTATTCCGGTGACATCTACCAGGCCAAGGCGCGTGCCGAGGAAGCTGGCAACAAGGTCAAGGTCAGCTACAACATTCCCAAGGAAGGCGCGGGTACCTTCTTCGACATGCTGGCCATTCCGGCCGATGCGAAGAATGTCGAAAGCGCGCATGTATTCCTCAACTACCTGATGAAGCCGGAGGTGATGGCGTCGATCACCGACTACGTCCAGTTCCCCAACGGCAACGCAGCGGCGACTCCATTAGTGGATGAGGCGATCCGTACCGATCCGGGCATCTATCCGAGCCAGGCGGTGCTGCAGAAGCTCTACACCTTCCCCGACCTGGACCCGAAGACCCAGCGGACCATGACCCGCAGCTGGACCAAGATCAAATCCGGCCGTTGA